The Chondrinema litorale nucleotide sequence TATACATCAACAACATTTGTTGATTGCTACAATTTCCCCCAAATTATTACCAATTTTTTCTATAAAGTAATCAACCTAAAACAATAGATTGTTTTATAAACACTCATTATTTAAAGGTTTTTATCATCTTTTGAAAATAACTCTCTTTCGAAAAAAACCAATTCTTTTCGATTAGGTTCATCAGGAAATTTACAGTAATAAATCTTTTGTGTATAGCGTCTCACAATTAGCTTTAAAGACGTATCTTTTTTTGAAAAGACTACATCGCCTTCCTTAAATTTGTTATCTATTTCGATTTTCATTTTTATCTTAAAAACATTGTAAAAATCAATCTGTCAAATGTAATCTTTCACAAAGCCTAAAGTATTACATATCTATTTTAAGAGTTATAGAAATCATAGATATCTATTGGGGTGAGGCTTTATTTAAATAGTAATGAAGAATTAGCTTATATTAAAATAGATGAGAAGTTGGACCTACACCCACCAGATCTGTAATTTTATGGCTCAACCTTTTATTGTTTCAGATGTATACTTTGTTTTTTGTACTTATGACATATAAACTTATCAAGTTATGGCATACTGAATAAAGTAATCTAAAATTAAAATTTACTGTATTTCATCTTCTAAAGCATGCAGACGTACAATCTCATGTTGCGTTTCATTAGCAATTAATAGGTGTCCTTGCGCGGCTATTATATTTTGTGCAGCTTGGATATTTTGTCCAACTTCATAGAGACTTGCCGCTTCAAGATGATATTTTGCAGCTTTATCTAAATGATTAGCTATTTTTCTATGGTGTTCAGTTATTATCTTATCTGAATTATATGATTTTTTGTCTTTATGCATCATCTCAAATATAGCCATCTTTAAAACAGCCTGTTTAAATTACTAAAATTAGCTTCAATGAAAATTAAAGGTTATCTACTAAAAAAATATAAATTACATAAATGCAACAAATTGATAATAAAAAGCCTTAAATTTTTAAACATGTACTATCAAATTCAAAAAAAAATCCTATCTATATCTAAACATTAAGTCTGAATATAAGTAGGAAAAATGTTAAGCATATAGTTAGTTTATAAAAAATCTTGTGATGCTTTCATTGTTATATGTTATTTAATCTTCATGCCTCTTATCTTTTCGCTTAGCTGCCTTAATGGCTCTTTTTTCTTTTAAGCTTTTTTGAGGTTGGGTTTTACCATTTTTGGCTTTACCTTCTTTTTGTTTAGACATATTCATTAAGTTTTAATGAAATAACATTGTAGTTACACCAAATGTATGTATTCTTATTAATGAATGCTTTACATTGTAATATTATACTATTACATATATCATAGATCTTCTAAATTATTTCTACGTTTTTTCTTCATTGCTTTAAAAAATGAAGGTGTTAAACCAGTTATCTTTTTAAATTGATTAGATAAATGAGCTACACTACTGTAATGTAACCTATAGGAAATTTCGGAAAGAGTAAGTTCATCATAGATCAGCAATTCTTTCACCTTTTCTATTTTATGTAAAATAATGTATTGTTGTATATTGATGCCTTTTATCTGAGAAAATGTATTAGCCAGGTAGGTATAATCGTAGTGTAATTTCTCACTGATGTAATCGGAGTAATTCACTTTGGGTAATTCATCTGAATAGTGAATCATTTCTATAATAACATTTTTTATCTTTTCAATCAGAATACTCTTGTTATCATCTAATAAATACAAACCCGATTTGCTCAGATTTTTTTTAAGTTCATCATGCTGTTGTTGGGTAATATCTTCTAGAATTTCAACCATGCCCAGTTCTACAATACTTGCATGTAAGCCCAATTTTATAAGTTCGTCTTTTACCATCATTTTGCATCGCAAACTGACCATATATTTAATGTAAAGTTTCATGATTATGAACAGATTTAAAAATAAGTGTTAATGATTTTTTGTGCTTGTGGAAGATGATTGTAAAAGCTATATAGCTCTTTATCAAATAGATAGCTATCATGTTTATTATCCTTTTCTTCTCCTTGATGTTGGCATCTATTCATTCACTTTCTAATAGTTCCATCATTGCCTTACAATCAAATATAGGGTCTGCATTTAAAAAAAGGCCCTCTGTGCATACCTCTTTTGCCCTTAAGTCACCCAACATTTTTGTCAGCACTTTTTTAATCTAGAAACAGTCATGGTGAGCCCCATCGACTGGTTCAGTACAGGCAATCACGCTTCCAAAATGACCTGTCAAAAGTAGCATATTGCTCATCATGGCCTTCTTCCCTCCCTGATATCCGACTTGCTCCCCACCTTTCTTGCAAGGTGTATAGCTGCCATCCATATCAGTGCTTGAAAGATCCAATTTGTTCTTATATTTCTTCATAGAGCCGTTCCACAGCCGCTCCCAGCTACCATCTGTACACCACCGCCGTAATGGTAATATATTGATCCCCAGCTCATTGGCTTACCATGAAAGAAGCATGATACAGGGAGCATATGCCACTGGACTCCTGTCTTCAATTTATAAACAATACATTCCACCTCTCGCAAAAGGCTCGCCGAAGGCCATGTCGCTTGTTGAATCCGTTTGACTTACCTATATGCAGATGGAGCATTATTTCTTTGTTTATGATATCTTTACCTAAGAGTCGCATAGGGGGTTGTAAAGAGGTTGGTTCGCTCCACTATTTCCCTTCTCCTTTGTGACTTTTCAAATCTTGTTAACTTTTATTTTTAAATCACTTCTATATATCTACAAGTAATATCAGTTTTTTTTTCTTGTTATTTTTATAATATACTTT carries:
- a CDS encoding helix-turn-helix domain-containing protein — translated: MKLYIKYMVSLRCKMMVKDELIKLGLHASIVELGMVEILEDITQQQHDELKKNLSKSGLYLLDDNKSILIEKIKNVIIEMIHYSDELPKVNYSDYISEKLHYDYTYLANTFSQIKGINIQQYIILHKIEKVKELLIYDELTLSEISYRLHYSSVAHLSNQFKKITGLTPSFFKAMKKKRRNNLEDL